A stretch of Mucilaginibacter terrae DNA encodes these proteins:
- a CDS encoding ABC transporter permease: MMKQLLYAEFVKIIKQSKTYYALGAIAVIELLIFITAYYQGSTILDLLLNTLRQNFYFEGTLLNGNLILYIVLNSLWFNVPLILMIVTSGLLTDEHKDGTLQTVMLQAVKKWKFILAKYITAALFTLLVIAFMMLSTFALAYTIFGTGDLVVYIGTLNFFEADEAFHRICWAFASGSIAMVFYSTASITLAIFIKEASKTWIASALFLIITNLLLKADFLPAGFNTFFFPKLIDTWQQLFNYKVDWQQVGINNVMLMLYCAAFAGLGMLVFQKKDIG, encoded by the coding sequence ATGATGAAACAGTTGTTGTATGCCGAATTTGTCAAAATCATAAAGCAAAGTAAAACCTACTATGCGTTGGGTGCTATTGCCGTTATCGAACTGTTGATATTTATAACCGCCTACTACCAAGGCAGTACTATTTTAGATTTGCTACTCAACACGCTACGGCAAAACTTTTACTTTGAAGGTACCCTGCTTAACGGCAACCTCATCTTGTACATCGTACTCAACTCGCTGTGGTTTAACGTGCCGCTCATACTCATGATCGTAACTTCGGGCTTGCTAACCGATGAGCACAAAGACGGCACCCTGCAAACCGTAATGCTGCAGGCCGTAAAAAAATGGAAATTTATACTGGCTAAATACATTACTGCCGCCTTGTTTACGTTATTGGTAATTGCCTTTATGATGCTGAGCACCTTTGCGCTGGCCTACACCATTTTTGGCACCGGCGATTTGGTGGTGTACATTGGCACGCTTAACTTTTTTGAGGCCGATGAAGCGTTTCACCGCATTTGCTGGGCATTTGCATCGGGCAGTATTGCCATGGTGTTTTACAGTACGGCCAGTATCACGCTCGCCATTTTTATTAAGGAAGCATCGAAGACGTGGATAGCATCGGCGCTTTTCCTCATCATTACCAACCTGTTGCTCAAGGCCGATTTTTTACCTGCTGGTTTTAACACATTCTTTTTTCCTAAGCTGATAGATACCTGGCAGCAGCTGTTTAATTACAAGGTTGATTGGCAACAGGTAGGTATTAATAATGTTATGCTGATGTTGTACTGTGCGGCCTTTGCGGGTTTGGGTATGTTGGTTTTTCAAAAAAAGGATATTGGATGA
- a CDS encoding GNAT family N-acetyltransferase, translating to MQLTGNGFILRNWQPGDEASLQKHANNPNISAMLLDRFPSPYTFEDAQAWVKMFENQEPIVNFTISINGEVVGGIGLNFRADVYRKTPLLGYWLSESYWGKGIMPEAVKLITNYTFEQLDAICIQALALSSNQKSMRVLEKAGYEKQGVLRNSVVKSGQILDEHVFAISNPNISF from the coding sequence ATGCAACTTACAGGAAACGGCTTTATATTACGCAACTGGCAACCCGGCGACGAGGCCTCGTTACAAAAGCACGCCAATAACCCCAATATATCGGCCATGTTGTTAGATCGTTTTCCTTCGCCCTATACTTTTGAAGATGCGCAGGCCTGGGTGAAAATGTTTGAAAATCAGGAGCCTATTGTAAATTTTACCATCAGCATAAATGGCGAAGTGGTGGGGGGTATTGGTCTTAACTTCAGGGCCGATGTTTACCGTAAAACACCGCTGCTTGGCTACTGGCTAAGCGAAAGCTACTGGGGCAAAGGCATTATGCCCGAAGCTGTAAAGCTGATTACCAACTACACGTTTGAGCAACTTGATGCTATTTGCATACAGGCACTGGCATTAAGCAGCAACCAAAAATCAATGCGGGTGTTGGAGAAAGCCGGTTATGAAAAGCAGGGTGTGTTACGAAACTCTGTAGTTAAGAGTGGGCAAATTTTGGATGAGCATGTGTTCGCTATATCCAACCCTAATATCTCGTTTTAA
- a CDS encoding HAD family hydrolase, with protein sequence MNTTTQAKYDALVKISQDNFDAFLYDCDGTLADNMPAHTETYIKVAAAQGVLIDGAIIDEFAGLPIINVVEKINERYQSTFIPEEFKTAKYKLFIDEYIEKTQPIDYVVNHLKNHAGQVHIAVVSGSSRIVVERTLQILGIDHLVEVLVCAGETPNGKPFADPFLKAAELLGVAPERCLVFEDGNPGTQAAEAAGMRWVRIDKLV encoded by the coding sequence ATGAATACAACAACACAAGCCAAATACGATGCCCTGGTAAAAATAAGCCAAGATAATTTTGATGCCTTTTTGTACGACTGCGACGGCACTCTGGCCGATAATATGCCCGCCCATACCGAAACCTATATAAAAGTAGCTGCTGCACAAGGCGTGCTTATTGATGGTGCTATAATCGATGAGTTTGCCGGGCTACCTATCATAAATGTGGTTGAAAAAATTAACGAACGCTATCAAAGCACTTTTATACCCGAGGAATTTAAGACAGCCAAATACAAGCTGTTTATAGATGAATATATTGAAAAAACTCAGCCAATAGACTATGTGGTAAACCACCTGAAAAATCACGCCGGACAGGTGCACATTGCCGTTGTAAGTGGCAGCAGCCGTATAGTGGTTGAAAGAACTCTGCAAATTTTAGGCATCGATCACCTGGTTGAGGTACTGGTTTGTGCGGGCGAAACACCTAACGGCAAACCCTTTGCCGACCCGTTTTTGAAAGCCGCCGAACTATTGGGCGTAGCCCCCGAACGCTGCCTGGTATTTGAAGACGGCAACCCCGGCACCCAAGCCGCCGAAGCTGCGGGTATGCGCTGGGTGAGAATTGATAAGCTTGTTTAA
- a CDS encoding DEAD/DEAH box helicase, protein MLRVDSSKPCQLIYSFARHEYLGWLIEPHIVQLNPNGEFSFTHQRIFSNTAQEFNSCIDETDAKLIKLLEEIEQGHLIKKYYKKPIRPYEFFSKVFNEQLFDVIRPKIEKKMAEAFTMLANKKLFVMSKEGYPAEKQLHIAAEAATVLFHFKRDDTEIRYYPTIKYQGMKIEFMFKNAEIVCNHPGWLMLDDTLYYFEKDVEGRKLQPFLQKRYIAIPRSAEQSYFEKFVAPLIEKHHVHAEGFTINTEKYDARPVVKPIYVAGGTSQIQLYFKYAGYVFPYGDGRHISVKIDREGDNYTFHRIKRSVTWEKNKLQLLEDMGLTTSSSLFQNLEVKHDSDDTDRSFSVFDWLNQNHDKLTAAGFEIEQPDGQKRYLFGSSKIDLQVNENNDWFDIHAIVHFGPYQIPFMDLRNHILNRKKEFTLPSGEIAVIPEEWFAQYGNLLNFTEGNKELKLRKHHIGLINDLAEGDLASITINRKLQKLTDFEELEDIAPPVNFAGSLRPYQQAGYNWFHFLKDYHFGGCLADDMGLGKTIQTLALLQKNKEDAQAIGASSTSLLIMPTSLIYNWINEAAKFTPTLRMMVHTGAFRYKSPDVFGNYDVVVTTYGISRIDVELFKAFFFDYVILDESQNIKNPSSKSYQAVKQLKSRHKLILSGTPVENTVNDLWTQMSFINPGLLGNQQFFLNEFVTPIEKKKDEDKAHRLQALIKPFVLRRTKEQVATELPPKTEQLFYCKMTDEQSTVYEKVKSEYRNELLQSLEDGTFAQTQIQVLQGLIKLRQIANHPSMIDESYEGDSGKFEDVVHTLSNVLDGGHKVLIFSQFVKQLNIYRQHFEQTGIKFTYLDGSTQNRGEVVKRFQEDAKTQVFLISIKAGGVGLNLTEADYVFILDPWWNPAVEQQAIDRTHRIGQTKNVFIYKFITKDTVEEKILALQQRKLTVARSLITTEESFIKSLSADDIREILK, encoded by the coding sequence ATGCTACGTGTTGACAGCAGTAAACCTTGCCAGCTAATTTATTCATTTGCCCGCCACGAATATCTCGGGTGGTTAATTGAACCGCATATTGTTCAGCTTAACCCAAACGGGGAGTTTTCTTTTACCCACCAGCGTATTTTCTCTAATACGGCACAGGAATTCAACTCTTGTATCGATGAAACCGACGCTAAGCTCATTAAGCTTTTAGAAGAAATTGAGCAGGGGCACCTCATTAAAAAGTACTACAAAAAGCCCATCCGCCCTTACGAGTTTTTTAGCAAGGTATTTAACGAGCAGTTGTTTGATGTTATTAGGCCCAAAATTGAAAAGAAGATGGCCGAGGCGTTTACTATGCTTGCCAACAAAAAACTGTTTGTAATGAGCAAGGAAGGCTACCCGGCTGAGAAGCAATTGCACATAGCTGCCGAGGCGGCTACCGTACTTTTTCACTTTAAGCGCGACGATACCGAGATACGCTACTACCCAACCATCAAGTACCAAGGCATGAAGATCGAATTCATGTTTAAGAACGCCGAGATCGTGTGTAACCATCCCGGCTGGCTCATGCTCGATGATACGCTGTATTATTTTGAAAAGGATGTAGAAGGCCGCAAGCTGCAACCTTTTTTGCAAAAGCGCTACATTGCAATTCCGCGTAGTGCTGAGCAATCTTACTTTGAAAAATTTGTAGCCCCCCTTATTGAGAAACATCACGTACATGCTGAGGGCTTTACCATCAATACCGAAAAGTATGATGCCCGCCCCGTGGTTAAGCCTATATATGTGGCCGGCGGTACATCGCAAATACAGCTTTATTTTAAGTACGCCGGCTATGTTTTCCCCTATGGCGATGGCCGGCATATCTCTGTAAAAATTGACCGCGAGGGTGATAATTACACTTTTCACCGTATAAAACGCTCGGTAACCTGGGAAAAAAACAAGCTTCAGCTTTTGGAAGATATGGGGCTAACCACCTCATCATCACTTTTCCAGAACCTCGAGGTAAAACACGATAGCGATGATACCGACCGTTCTTTCTCGGTTTTTGACTGGCTTAACCAAAATCATGATAAGCTAACCGCCGCAGGTTTTGAAATTGAGCAGCCCGACGGACAAAAGCGTTACCTGTTTGGCAGCAGTAAAATAGATTTACAGGTAAACGAAAATAACGATTGGTTTGACATACACGCCATTGTGCATTTCGGCCCGTACCAAATTCCGTTTATGGATTTGCGCAACCATATTCTTAACCGTAAAAAGGAGTTTACCCTGCCCAGCGGCGAAATTGCCGTTATACCCGAAGAATGGTTTGCCCAATACGGCAACCTGCTCAACTTTACGGAGGGCAACAAGGAGTTGAAACTGCGCAAGCATCACATTGGCCTCATTAATGATTTGGCCGAAGGTGATTTAGCCAGCATTACCATAAACCGCAAACTGCAAAAACTAACCGATTTTGAGGAACTGGAAGACATAGCCCCACCGGTAAACTTTGCGGGCAGCCTGCGCCCTTACCAGCAGGCGGGTTACAACTGGTTCCACTTTTTAAAGGATTATCATTTTGGCGGATGCCTGGCCGATGATATGGGCTTGGGAAAAACCATACAAACTTTGGCCCTGCTACAAAAAAACAAAGAGGATGCACAGGCCATTGGTGCAAGCAGTACATCGTTGTTAATAATGCCCACCTCGCTTATTTATAACTGGATAAACGAGGCGGCTAAGTTTACGCCTACGTTGCGCATGATGGTGCATACGGGGGCTTTCCGCTATAAATCGCCCGATGTGTTTGGTAATTACGATGTGGTGGTTACTACGTATGGCATCAGTCGTATTGATGTAGAGTTGTTTAAAGCTTTCTTTTTTGATTATGTGATTTTGGATGAAAGTCAGAACATCAAAAATCCGTCGTCAAAATCATATCAGGCGGTTAAGCAGCTTAAATCTCGCCATAAATTGATATTGAGCGGTACGCCTGTTGAAAACACGGTTAACGACTTATGGACGCAGATGTCGTTTATTAATCCCGGCTTGCTGGGTAACCAGCAGTTTTTTTTAAACGAGTTTGTAACCCCTATTGAAAAGAAAAAGGATGAAGACAAGGCGCACCGCTTACAAGCCCTCATTAAACCTTTTGTGCTTCGCCGCACCAAGGAGCAGGTAGCTACCGAGCTGCCGCCAAAAACCGAGCAGTTATTTTATTGTAAGATGACTGATGAGCAAAGTACGGTTTACGAAAAGGTAAAATCTGAATACCGCAACGAACTGTTGCAAAGCCTCGAAGACGGTACCTTTGCCCAAACGCAAATACAGGTTTTACAGGGGCTTATCAAATTGCGCCAAATAGCCAACCACCCATCCATGATTGATGAGAGCTACGAGGGGGATTCGGGTAAGTTTGAAGACGTGGTACATACGCTTTCGAACGTGTTGGATGGCGGGCATAAAGTGTTGATCTTTTCTCAGTTTGTTAAGCAACTGAACATTTACCGGCAGCATTTTGAGCAAACCGGCATCAAATTCACCTACCTCGATGGCAGCACCCAAAACCGCGGTGAGGTGGTTAAACGTTTTCAGGAGGATGCCAAAACGCAGGTCTTCTTAATATCCATAAAAGCCGGAGGCGTGGGCCTCAACCTTACCGAGGCCGATTACGTATTTATCCTCGACCCATGGTGGAACCCTGCTGTTGAGCAACAGGCCATTGACCGTACACACCGCATAGGCCAAACCAAAAACGTGTTCATCTATAAATTCATTACCAAAGACACCGTTGAAGAAAAGATATTGGCGCTGCAACAACGCAAGCTTACCGTTGCGCGGTCGCTCATCACCACCGAAGAAAGTTTCATCAAATCACTTTCGGCTGATGATATTAGGGAGATATTGAAGTAA
- a CDS encoding S9 family peptidase, whose translation MKKLFTLFLLASAVGVNAQKLEKLTVEKIMSDSKWMGTSPDAIRWSDDSKKIYFNWNPEAADHSSLYAITTGNTKPQKVELAERKALTNGGTWNKSHTRKLFEQSGDIFLSDIKTGKIIPLAVTTDRESNAAFSTDESKVLFMRADNLFSLSLNTGELIQLTNFIRTGAAAAPVAAAGFGQRGGGGRQGGATTGAAVQRQGGAAAGGNQQEGWLRNQQTELFEVVREKAKDEKYNAAERKALQGKTLKAIPIGEQSLSFVQQSPDARYITYRLIKAADGAKTTIVPSYVTASGYTEDIPNRTKVGAPLSTSQSFVFDTQRDTVYAISTKEIPGIKDLPDYVKDYPKQLEDRTKRNDDRNVVIQGPNWSPTGQYAVAIVTAQDNKDRWVMKLDPATGKLSQLDRQRDEAWIGGPGISGGGFVSGNTGWLDDTHFYFQSEASGYSHIYVVDVVSGAKKQLTNGKWEVSDLHLSNDKKSFYFTGNIEHPGISHYYRLPVSGGTPVKLTSMKGGNEVELSPDEKWLAIRYSYSNKPWELYLQPNKPGAKAVQITKSTSAEFNSYQWRDPEIVTFKNRYGKDVYARVYSQKIAHPSKPAVVFVHGAGYLQNVHYWWSQYYHEYMFHNLLADNGYTVIDIDYTGSAGYGRDWRTGIYRHMGGKDLDDQVDGVKFLAEKYGINPKNVGLYGGSYGGFITLMAMFTQPDVFAAGAGLRSVTDWAHYNHGYTANILNEPYNDEKAYKASSPIYFANGLKGRLLMAHGMVDVNVNYQDIIRLSQKLIELHKDNWELASYPVEDHGFVQPSSWTDEYKRIYKLFEETLKK comes from the coding sequence ATGAAAAAACTCTTTACTCTCTTTTTACTGGCCTCTGCTGTAGGCGTAAACGCGCAAAAGCTCGAAAAACTCACCGTCGAAAAGATCATGAGCGATTCGAAATGGATGGGCACCTCGCCCGATGCCATTCGCTGGAGCGATGACAGCAAAAAAATATACTTTAACTGGAACCCCGAAGCTGCCGACCACAGCAGCCTGTACGCCATAACCACCGGCAACACAAAACCGCAAAAAGTTGAGCTGGCCGAACGCAAAGCCCTTACCAATGGCGGCACCTGGAACAAAAGCCATACCCGAAAACTATTTGAGCAAAGCGGCGATATATTTTTAAGCGACATTAAAACCGGCAAGATCATTCCGCTGGCCGTTACTACCGACCGCGAAAGCAATGCGGCTTTCAGCACCGATGAAAGCAAAGTATTGTTTATGCGTGCCGATAACCTGTTCTCGCTTAGCCTCAACACCGGCGAATTAATACAGCTAACCAACTTTATCCGTACCGGGGCAGCGGCGGCACCTGTTGCAGCGGCCGGCTTTGGTCAAAGAGGAGGAGGCGGTCGTCAGGGCGGTGCAACAACCGGGGCAGCAGTTCAACGTCAGGGAGGTGCAGCAGCCGGCGGTAATCAGCAGGAGGGTTGGTTGCGTAACCAGCAAACCGAGCTGTTTGAGGTAGTACGCGAAAAAGCAAAAGACGAAAAATACAATGCCGCTGAGCGCAAGGCCTTGCAGGGCAAAACATTAAAGGCTATACCAATTGGTGAGCAATCGTTAAGTTTTGTGCAGCAAAGCCCCGATGCCAGGTATATTACCTATCGTTTAATAAAGGCAGCCGATGGTGCAAAGACTACCATTGTGCCCAGCTATGTAACGGCATCGGGCTATACCGAAGATATTCCTAACCGTACCAAGGTAGGTGCGCCCCTGTCAACCTCACAATCATTTGTGTTTGATACGCAGCGCGACACGGTGTACGCCATCTCCACCAAAGAAATTCCTGGTATTAAAGACCTGCCCGACTACGTAAAAGATTACCCCAAACAACTGGAAGACCGTACCAAACGCAACGACGACCGCAACGTGGTAATTCAGGGCCCAAACTGGAGCCCGACAGGCCAATACGCCGTAGCCATTGTTACCGCACAGGATAACAAAGACCGCTGGGTAATGAAACTTGACCCGGCAACCGGCAAACTGAGCCAGTTAGATCGTCAGCGCGACGAAGCTTGGATAGGCGGTCCCGGCATTAGCGGCGGCGGTTTTGTAAGCGGCAATACAGGCTGGTTGGATGATACGCATTTTTACTTTCAGAGCGAAGCCAGCGGCTATTCACACATTTATGTAGTTGATGTGGTTTCGGGCGCCAAAAAACAGCTCACCAATGGTAAATGGGAAGTGTCGGACCTACATCTATCTAACGATAAAAAATCATTTTACTTTACCGGAAACATCGAGCATCCGGGCATCAGCCATTATTATCGTTTGCCGGTTAGCGGCGGTACCCCGGTAAAGCTAACCAGCATGAAAGGCGGTAATGAGGTTGAACTATCGCCCGATGAAAAGTGGCTGGCTATTCGCTATTCGTACTCCAACAAACCTTGGGAGTTGTACCTGCAACCCAATAAACCCGGCGCAAAAGCGGTACAAATAACCAAATCAACCAGTGCCGAGTTTAACTCGTACCAGTGGCGCGACCCGGAAATAGTTACTTTCAAAAACCGTTACGGTAAAGATGTATATGCCCGCGTGTATTCGCAAAAAATTGCGCATCCGTCAAAGCCTGCCGTGGTGTTTGTGCATGGTGCCGGTTATTTACAAAACGTGCATTACTGGTGGAGCCAATATTACCATGAGTACATGTTCCATAACCTGCTGGCCGATAATGGTTACACCGTTATTGATATTGACTACACCGGCAGCGCAGGTTATGGCCGCGACTGGCGTACAGGCATCTACCGCCACATGGGCGGCAAGGATTTGGACGACCAGGTTGACGGTGTAAAATTTCTTGCAGAAAAATATGGTATAAACCCTAAAAACGTGGGCTTATACGGTGGTTCGTACGGTGGTTTTATTACGCTGATGGCCATGTTTACCCAACCTGATGTTTTTGCAGCCGGTGCTGGTTTACGCTCGGTAACCGATTGGGCACATTATAACCACGGCTATACCGCTAACATTTTGAACGAACCTTATAATGACGAAAAGGCCTATAAGGCAAGTTCGCCCATATACTTTGCCAACGGCTTAAAAGGCCGCCTGTTAATGGCACATGGCATGGTTGATGTTAACGTAAATTATCAGGACATTATTCGCCTTAGTCAAAAACTGATTGAATTGCACAAAGACAACTGGGAACTGGCCTCATACCCGGTAGAAGACCATGGCTTTGTGCAACCCAGCAGCTGGACCGATGAGTATAAGCGTATTTATAAGCTATTTGAAGAAACACTGAAGAAGTAA
- a CDS encoding ABC transporter ATP-binding protein: MLTATHLSKSYKSGRALDDVSIQMLPGQICGLLGRNGAGKTTLFRILCGLIKPDSGQLSITSQRSKPVGGIIERPGLYPYLNAYDNLKLFAQIQGAPNHKESINQNLLKVGLPTDRKDPVRNFSLGMKQRLGIAIALLNNPEYLVLDEPFSGLDPIGVTALINLVADLATKENISILLSSHLMGELTKCCNYLYVMDKGRLVNQGTTAQLINHHIHSFNITAQNIASSVVLQKYRPVMGVNGASIVCNADAIPALLGQLLTEGIQVTSCTPELSLEQLVNAPQS; encoded by the coding sequence ATGCTTACTGCTACACATTTAAGTAAAAGTTATAAATCGGGCAGAGCTTTGGATGATGTTTCTATCCAGATGCTGCCGGGGCAAATATGCGGCCTGCTGGGTCGTAACGGTGCCGGTAAAACTACATTGTTCCGTATACTTTGCGGGTTAATAAAACCCGACTCGGGCCAATTGAGCATTACATCGCAAAGAAGCAAGCCCGTTGGTGGCATTATCGAACGACCGGGACTATACCCATACCTCAACGCTTACGATAACCTTAAACTCTTTGCCCAAATACAAGGTGCTCCAAACCATAAAGAATCAATTAACCAAAACCTGCTTAAAGTTGGCCTGCCAACCGACCGTAAAGACCCGGTACGCAATTTCTCGTTAGGGATGAAACAGCGTTTAGGCATAGCCATAGCCTTACTCAACAACCCCGAATACCTGGTGCTGGATGAACCATTTTCGGGCCTTGACCCCATTGGCGTAACCGCATTAATTAATCTTGTTGCTGATTTGGCGACTAAGGAGAACATCTCCATCCTGCTGTCATCACACCTCATGGGCGAGTTGACCAAGTGCTGCAATTATTTGTATGTAATGGATAAAGGCCGATTGGTAAATCAAGGCACAACGGCACAGCTCATTAATCACCATATTCATAGTTTTAATATCACGGCGCAAAACATTGCCTCGTCGGTAGTCCTGCAAAAATACAGACCAGTAATGGGGGTGAACGGCGCAAGCATTGTATGTAATGCCGATGCGATTCCCGCACTACTTGGCCAGCTACTGACCGAGGGTATACAGGTAACCTCGTGCACGCCCGAACTGTCGTTAGAACAACTGGTTAACGCCCCGCAATCATGA
- a CDS encoding SIMPL domain-containing protein: MKKLFLLAALLTVTITGFAQTPDQRRKIEVTGSAEQEVTPDIIYVAISLKEYMNGKNKVDISTLERQLQKAVTEAGVAKEDFMINNISSYNYIIDKKKKDPDFMASKQYRIKVRDLNAINIILSKVDDKGIQSTGVESYEYSKQAELRKELKIKALQAAREKAGYLLTSIGEKLGGAIEIQEIDNEPMGRPVYSNMMFKSAMAADATPQESDVDFKKIKLNYQVRAVFEIAK; this comes from the coding sequence ATGAAAAAATTATTTCTATTAGCCGCTCTTTTAACTGTTACCATTACCGGCTTTGCACAAACCCCCGATCAGCGCCGCAAAATTGAGGTTACCGGCAGTGCCGAGCAGGAGGTTACGCCCGATATTATCTATGTTGCCATATCCCTTAAAGAATACATGAACGGCAAAAACAAGGTAGATATTAGCACCCTGGAGCGCCAGTTGCAAAAAGCCGTTACCGAGGCCGGTGTGGCTAAAGAAGACTTTATGATCAACAATATATCGTCGTACAACTACATCATCGATAAAAAGAAAAAAGACCCCGATTTTATGGCCAGCAAACAGTACCGCATTAAAGTGCGCGACCTGAACGCCATCAATATCATCCTGAGTAAAGTTGACGATAAAGGCATACAATCAACCGGTGTGGAAAGCTACGAGTACTCCAAACAAGCCGAACTACGCAAGGAACTCAAAATTAAAGCCCTGCAAGCTGCCCGCGAAAAAGCCGGTTACTTATTAACCAGCATTGGCGAAAAATTAGGCGGTGCCATCGAGATTCAGGAAATTGATAACGAGCCTATGGGACGCCCGGTTTACAGCAATATGATGTTTAAATCGGCTATGGCTGCCGATGCCACTCCCCAGGAATCGGATGTTGATTTTAAAAAGATAAAACTGAATTATCAGGTACGTGCGGTATTTGAAATAGCGAAGTAA